In Leifsonia sp. AK011, the genomic stretch GATCAGACCGTCGGATGCGCGGGGCGCGCCACGGCGCGGTCCGCTCGGAGCGCCGAGGTCCGGGAAGTCGCCCGACGCGATCATCGCGAAGAGGTCGTTGGCGCACTCGTTGAAGGTCAGCTCCTGGCGGCTCGGCGTGCGCGCCTCGCTCAGGTTGGTGTGGCGCGTGATGACGCCGATCGGATGCTCCGTGGTGGCACTGCCACTCGGGCTCAGGCGCCGCAGCACCGGCACGGCCCTCACGCGCGTGGGTGTCTCCTCGTACCAGTCGGGGGCGGACGTGTCCACGATCGTCGCCGTCTCGAACGCCTCCGTCACCTGCGCCTTCCACTCCGGCTTGACGGCCTGACCGACGAAGTCGCGGTAGAAGAGCGTCGCCGAGCTCGAGGGGCGAGCGTGCGCGACAGCGACGAAGCTGCCCTCGGCGCTCGGCACCCAGAGCACGATATCGGCGAAGGCTAGGTCGGCGAGAAGCTGCCAGTCCCCCACCAGGAGGTGAAGCCATTCGATATCGGCTTCGCTGGAGCGCCCCTGCGCCTGGACGAGATCACTGAGGGTCGACACATCCCAAGGCTATCTGGTGCGCTTCGAAAGTCTCCGGCCCCGACGCTCGGGCGCCGGCCGCGGTGGTGGAAGGAGTTCGGCGGCCAGGGCGCTGAGCGCACCACGCGCCCCGGACCTCGGCATCGCATCCGTCACGGTCCGCCCGGCGAGGATCGCCGCATCGAACGCCGGCCGGTCGTCGGGCACCAGCACGGCGGAGCGGATGTCACCGAACCGCGCGAGCGCCTGGGCGACCTGGTCGCGCGGCGCGAACCCGATGGCGGAAGCCCTCACACGGTTGACGAGCACGGTGACCTCGCCCGTGGCGACCTCCAGCAGGTCGGCGTGGCCGCGGAGGAACCTCGAGAGCCCCACCGGATCGGCCGAGCCCACCGAGATCACCCGATCGGCCGCGGCTATGGCCGTGCGCGTCGCGATGTTGCGTGTCACCCCCGAGGCATCGTCCTGGTCGCGATGCTCGAGCGACGAGGCAACGTCCACGACAACAACATCGGCGTACGTCCGGCACTCCGCGAGTGTGCTCGCGATCGCCGGCCCGCCGAGCTCGGGCCACAGGGCGGGGCGCGGGAGCCCCGTGAGCACCTGGAACGACCCCGCGACCGACGAATAGGTCTGCGCCACCCGAGTCATCTCCGCAACCGTGAGGCTGCCCGCCGCGGCGAGTCGGCACGCAGCAGCGAATCCGGGTGCCTCCTCGGCGAGTCCAAGAGCGGGGGCGATCGCGGCGGCGTGGGTATCGGCATCCACGAGAATCACCCGGTGCCCGAGTGCCGCGAACTCGGCCGCGAGCGTGATGGCCACCGTGGTCCGGCCAGGAGCGCCCGCAGCGCCCCACACGGCGATCAACTGCCCCACTGTGGACCGAGCGGATGCCGCATTCCCCCGCCTGCGCGCTGCACCTCCGATCACCTCCTCGATGCCGTCCCACCCGGCGCGGGACTCGACAACCTCGTGAAGACCCAGCCCGGCGGCGTGGAGCCGCTCAGCGCTGCTGGCTGCCACGGCGATGAGCCTCACACCCGCGGCATCCGCTGCGGTGAGCACCGACGCGGTCAACAGGTCATGACTCGCCGCAACGAGTGCCACCGCGGTCGGGGACGCCGCCAGGAGAGGGAGGAGAGCATCGGGGGTGTCACAACGGCCCACTACGGCGTGCCCGTGACGCTCGGCGTCGCGCAGCAGTTCATCGCGTCCGCGGTGGGGCAGGAGAACGAGGAGGTCGACCATCAGCCCTCCAAGGGGATGCCCACCGGGATGACCGTCAGGGTGTCTCCGCGCGCCAGGGCCTCGATCACACGCGCAAGCCGGTCCTTCGGCACGAGGAGTTCGACGCCCGCCGTGCTTCCACCCCCCACGATCGAATCGGACTCGACCAGGCGAACCACGATCGCCCCCGGCGCGATCACGGCCGGGGCGTCGACCGCGCCGCCCTCCCCCACCCTCGCCGCCCACACGTCGACGTGCGCTCCGGGTCGCACCGAGCCCGGCAGCAACCCTCCCGACTCCACGACGACGGCGGACAGGCGGATGCCCGAGGCGCTGCCCACGGCGTCGCGAGGGATCACCTCCCCCTCGCCAACGGCCCGAAGCACCACGACACCTGCCGCGGGCACATCGCCGGGCTGGAGGTAGCGCGCGCCCCTCGACGGGAGCGCGGCTCGCGACTCCACGAGGTCGTCGGCGCCGAGGTGCTGCCCGGGAGCGAGCGGGCCCGGGGCGAGGTAGACGTCGGCCGTATCATCCGCCGCCGTGACCAGGGCGACGACACCCGCCACCGAACTCACGACGAGAACCATGCCGATGACGAGACGTGGATCGACGAGGAGTCGTCGCACGCGAGCTGAGGAGAACGTTCGAGGCCGGGGCATCCCGACATGGTGGCCATCGCGCGCGGATCGGGCAGGCACTTATGCACAGGGGCGTCGCCGTGGCGCACCGTGTGCAGATAATCGAGGCATGAACACCCTGAGTCTCGACGACGGTGGGTCGCGCTTCATCACTCTGGACGACGCGGCGCGCGTACTCGGCATCTCACCGGACCACGCCGAGAGCCTCATCGGCTCGGGCGAGCTGCCAGCTATCCGTGTTGGCGCAGACGGCCCGTGGCGTATCGAGCGATCAGTCCTGGAGTCCTACATCGAGGCGCTGTACGAGGAGACGAGGCGCAGAAGCCTGTGGAACGGTTCCAACCTGGCCAGCCACCGCGACATGCCCTGACACATCTGCCCCCGATTCCTGCACAGCCACGGTTGTCCACACACCACCGCTCTCGTTGGACACCGCGCCCCCGACCTGCTTAGGTGTGTGTACCGCAACGTTCACTAGACAGATTCGTCTACAGAAACGAGGCGGCGGATGCCATCAGCAGCAGTACAGCAGGTCGAGATCAAGTTTCCGACCGAGGTCATCCCCGTGGAGCATCGGCTCCCGTCGCGCGTCATCTCAGCGCGAGTGGCGGCGGAAGACTTCTTCGGCCATCAGCCCACCTCGACCTCCTCGCTGCCGGACCCGCAACCACTGATCGAGAACCTTGCCCGCTGTGTGATCGAGATACTGGCGGGCGCCCGTGACATCGACCAGGTGGCTCGGTGGATCACCGACGACGTGCAGCGCCACCTGCTGCGTCGGGTTGTGCTCTCCGCACGGGCGCGTGCCGCCAAGGGGCAGAAGACGGTGCGGCCGGCCTTCACGATCGGCACGGTACGTACGTGCGAACCCGCCGACGGGGTGGTCGAGGCCGTCGTGATCGTTCGTGGTCGTGCGCGAGTTCGCGCGGTCGCCATCCGGCTCGAGGGCCTGGACCGTCGCTGGCGCGCGAGCGCAATCAACGTGCTGTGATCTCCTAGACCTCGATCTCGCCGCCGACATTCCTCAGGTGCTCGCGGAACGTGAGCGAGGCATCCCGTTCACGAGCCGCGAGGAACTCCGCGAATCTCACCTGCTCGCGCAACGACCGACCCGCGCCGATCCGTTCGGCCTGCGCCGTCTCGGTATCGCGAATGGACTCGGCAACGCCGAACACCTCGTCAAGACGATCCAGCTGCACAGCGATCAGGCCGTCCGCGTCGGCGTACACCGCGTCTTCAGCGGTCACGGTGAACTCTCCGAAGGATGCCGCGACGAGCGCATCGACAGGACGCGGGTCCGCCCGCCGCGGGCCGGGCGGCGTCGCGCCGTAGCTGAACACGGGGAGCCCGATCGCGGCGATCTCGGTCGAGTCGCGATGGAGTCCCCAGATGGCGATGCCGGCAAGTCCAGCCTCGCGCATCTCGATCGCCACGA encodes the following:
- a CDS encoding tyrosine-protein kinase family protein — encoded protein: MVDLLVLLPHRGRDELLRDAERHGHAVVGRCDTPDALLPLLAASPTAVALVAASHDLLTASVLTAADAAGVRLIAVAASSAERLHAAGLGLHEVVESRAGWDGIEEVIGGAARRRGNAASARSTVGQLIAVWGAAGAPGRTTVAITLAAEFAALGHRVILVDADTHAAAIAPALGLAEEAPGFAAACRLAAAGSLTVAEMTRVAQTYSSVAGSFQVLTGLPRPALWPELGGPAIASTLAECRTYADVVVVDVASSLEHRDQDDASGVTRNIATRTAIAAADRVISVGSADPVGLSRFLRGHADLLEVATGEVTVLVNRVRASAIGFAPRDQVAQALARFGDIRSAVLVPDDRPAFDAAILAGRTVTDAMPRSGARGALSALAAELLPPPRPAPERRGRRLSKRTR
- a CDS encoding helix-turn-helix domain-containing protein, whose translation is MNTLSLDDGGSRFITLDDAARVLGISPDHAESLIGSGELPAIRVGADGPWRIERSVLESYIEALYEETRRRSLWNGSNLASHRDMP
- a CDS encoding Rv3235 family protein — protein: MPSAAVQQVEIKFPTEVIPVEHRLPSRVISARVAAEDFFGHQPTSTSSLPDPQPLIENLARCVIEILAGARDIDQVARWITDDVQRHLLRRVVLSARARAAKGQKTVRPAFTIGTVRTCEPADGVVEAVVIVRGRARVRAVAIRLEGLDRRWRASAINVL
- a CDS encoding RraA family protein; translation: MDRFASLTTPHIADACLRLGLPLRIAPPGLRPVVAGHRMAGRALPVRHVGSVDVYLEALETASPGDVLVVDNGGRTDEACVGDLVAIEMREAGLAGIAIWGLHRDSTEIAAIGLPVFSYGATPPGPRRADPRPVDALVAASFGEFTVTAEDAVYADADGLIAVQLDRLDEVFGVAESIRDTETAQAERIGAGRSLREQVRFAEFLAARERDASLTFREHLRNVGGEIEV